A genomic segment from Methanoplanus limicola DSM 2279 encodes:
- a CDS encoding 50S ribosomal protein L16: protein MVRKPAKMYRAISKRAYTRREYMGGVPGSKVVQFDMGNTKAEFPVRVSIIADESCQIQHKALEAARMSVNRKLQKEIGRMNYHFKLRTYPHQVLRENKQATGAGADRVSEGMRSAFGKAVGTAARVQSGQKVFTIYTTDAMAEKAKKSLRTAGYKLPTPTRIVIERPAEA from the coding sequence ATGGTTCGAAAACCCGCAAAAATGTACAGGGCAATCTCCAAGAGAGCATATACGAGGCGCGAGTATATGGGTGGTGTGCCCGGATCAAAGGTAGTCCAGTTCGATATGGGCAATACAAAAGCAGAGTTCCCAGTAAGAGTATCAATAATTGCTGATGAATCATGCCAGATTCAGCACAAGGCTCTTGAAGCAGCACGTATGTCAGTTAACCGTAAACTTCAGAAAGAGATTGGAAGGATGAACTATCATTTCAAGCTCAGAACATACCCACACCAGGTTCTCCGTGAGAACAAGCAGGCAACAGGTGCAGGTGCGGACCGTGTTTCTGAAGGTATGAGATCGGCATTCGGAAAAGCAGTAGGCACAGCAGCACGTGTACAGTCAGGACAGAAAGTCTTCACAATCTACACAACCGATGCAATGGCTGAGAAAGCCAAGAAGAGTCTCAGGACTGCCGGGTACAAACTCCCGACACCAACGAGAATTGTAATCGAAAGACCTGCTGAAGCCTGA
- a CDS encoding fumarate hydratase, producing the protein MNNLKENIASATEEAIHEAEVRLPDDFLRAMNAAIEKESNPVAKAEYRNILDNIRQAEEMDIPICQDTGMHIFYVTIPEGFEDREIIHEGIKEGLLRANSGVPLRPNAVDPITRKNSGDNTGAGFPAVHIKTGEKFTITAMPKGGGSENSSRLAMMLPSEVKNIKKFVAETMLLAGGKPCPPVVLGVGIGSTFDGVASLAKEALLMPVDEMDEYEQELCDAVNELGIGPMGLGGDITAIAVKVKKEHCHTASLPVAVNVQCWVCRRATVEVNL; encoded by the coding sequence ATGAATAATTTAAAGGAGAATATCGCATCCGCAACAGAAGAGGCGATACATGAGGCAGAGGTCAGACTTCCGGACGACTTCCTGCGTGCAATGAACGCTGCAATAGAGAAAGAATCTAATCCTGTCGCAAAGGCGGAGTACAGAAACATTCTGGACAATATCAGGCAGGCAGAAGAGATGGACATTCCAATATGCCAGGATACCGGGATGCACATCTTCTACGTTACAATACCGGAAGGGTTTGAAGACCGGGAAATAATCCATGAAGGGATTAAAGAGGGCCTGTTAAGAGCAAATTCAGGCGTCCCGCTCAGACCAAACGCAGTCGATCCCATAACCAGAAAAAATTCCGGAGACAATACAGGTGCCGGCTTTCCGGCAGTGCATATAAAAACGGGAGAAAAATTCACCATAACCGCCATGCCAAAGGGCGGCGGCAGCGAGAACTCATCAAGACTTGCCATGATGCTGCCGTCAGAAGTTAAGAATATTAAGAAATTCGTTGCCGAAACTATGCTCCTTGCAGGGGGTAAACCCTGCCCTCCGGTTGTACTGGGAGTTGGCATAGGCAGCACCTTTGACGGTGTTGCATCGCTTGCAAAAGAGGCACTGCTCATGCCCGTAGATGAGATGGACGAATACGAGCAGGAGTTATGCGATGCAGTAAATGAACTCGGCATCGGCCCGATGGGGCTTGGCGGAGACATTACGGCTATTGCAGTCAAGGTAAAAAAAGAGCACTGCCATACGGCATCACTGCCTGTGGCTGTCAATGTCCAGTGCTGGGTCTGCCGGCGGGCAACTGTTGAGGTGAATCTCTGA
- a CDS encoding FumA C-terminus/TtdB family hydratase beta subunit, which yields MNEDKQAVRLKTPLGEEVLNLKAGDHVLLSGTIYTARDEAHLEMIEDGIPFNPEGAVIYHCGPVIQDNKIIAAGPTTSARMNNICSFLPENGVRAFIGKGGMSDEVSEALRGRGVYLAFTGGCAALAASKMELKGVYFEELGMAEAVWIIEIKDLPLTVAMDSEGGNLYRDVRAVAEEKFSGRF from the coding sequence ATGAATGAAGACAAACAGGCAGTCAGGCTCAAAACACCCCTTGGTGAAGAAGTGCTGAACCTTAAAGCCGGAGATCACGTTCTTCTCTCAGGTACAATATATACAGCAAGGGATGAGGCACATCTTGAGATGATAGAGGACGGCATTCCTTTTAACCCGGAAGGTGCTGTAATCTATCACTGCGGCCCGGTAATTCAGGACAATAAAATAATAGCCGCGGGCCCGACAACTTCTGCACGTATGAACAATATCTGCTCATTCCTGCCGGAAAACGGTGTCCGGGCATTCATCGGCAAAGGCGGCATGAGTGATGAAGTATCAGAAGCTCTAAGAGGCAGGGGCGTTTATCTCGCATTCACAGGCGGCTGTGCCGCACTTGCAGCATCAAAAATGGAGCTTAAGGGAGTGTACTTTGAGGAACTCGGAATGGCAGAGGCTGTCTGGATAATAGAAATAAAAGATCTGCCACTTACTGTTGCAATGGATTCAGAAGGCGGCAACCTCTACAGGGATGTAAGGGCAGTTGCAGAGGAGAAATTCAGCGGGCGCTTTTAG
- a CDS encoding 4Fe-4S dicluster domain-containing protein gives MKLIIDETRCKGCNLCTTVCPYSIFTEGKKLNERGIVVPVLDRPQRCTNCRLRNLYNRQLCGVCQLICPDQAISWIEDKDDPKVRVVIEY, from the coding sequence ATGAAACTTATAATTGATGAAACCCGCTGCAAGGGTTGCAACCTCTGCACGACAGTATGCCCCTACAGCATTTTTACAGAAGGAAAAAAGCTAAACGAGAGGGGAATAGTTGTGCCTGTGCTTGACAGGCCGCAGAGGTGCACAAACTGCAGGCTGAGGAATCTATATAACCGGCAGCTCTGCGGAGTATGCCAGCTCATATGCCCGGATCAGGCAATATCCTGGATTGAGGATAAGGATGATCCAAAGGTGAGGGTGGTGATTGAATATTGA
- a CDS encoding 2-oxoacid:acceptor oxidoreductase subunit alpha: MTRTVFMQGNYASAEGAIAAGCDFFGGYPITPSTEVAEQMALRLPKMNRTFIQMEDEIASISAVIGASWTGARAMTATSGPGFSLMMENLGYAVMTETPLVVVNIQRGGPSTGQPTMSAQGDMMQCRYGSHGDYSIIALTPSTVQEMFDLTVKAFNLADRFRCPVFLMSDETIGHMREKITIPDSVEIIRRKPLKEGMLPFEPEEDGVPGFPEFGKGYRTHVTGLTHNMKGYPDATDCEVHANLVKRLNSKIESKKVEIADFDLVNSSAEIVFVTYGPATRTVRQLMKDRSDILIGHLNMRMVWPFPDHALAEFSNAKVFIVPEMNLGQIAGEVKKSTDVPVISVPKIGGEMHTPTELMNVMEDFL, from the coding sequence TTGACGCGTACTGTATTTATGCAGGGGAATTATGCCTCTGCTGAAGGAGCAATCGCTGCCGGATGTGACTTTTTCGGCGGTTATCCGATAACACCATCGACAGAAGTTGCTGAACAGATGGCACTGCGCCTTCCGAAGATGAACAGGACATTTATCCAGATGGAAGATGAGATTGCCAGCATATCCGCGGTAATCGGCGCATCATGGACAGGTGCAAGGGCAATGACAGCAACCAGCGGCCCCGGATTCTCCCTCATGATGGAGAACCTCGGATACGCCGTCATGACCGAGACCCCGCTTGTCGTGGTCAATATCCAGAGAGGCGGCCCTTCAACAGGACAGCCAACAATGTCGGCACAGGGTGACATGATGCAGTGCAGATATGGCTCCCATGGCGATTATTCAATAATCGCACTCACACCGTCAACTGTTCAGGAGATGTTTGACCTCACTGTAAAAGCTTTCAATCTTGCCGACCGTTTCAGATGCCCGGTATTCCTGATGTCAGACGAGACGATCGGGCACATGAGAGAGAAGATCACCATCCCTGACTCTGTGGAGATTATCCGGAGAAAACCGTTGAAGGAAGGCATGCTTCCTTTTGAACCGGAAGAAGACGGAGTGCCGGGATTTCCGGAATTCGGGAAAGGCTACAGGACCCATGTGACAGGACTGACCCACAATATGAAAGGGTATCCTGACGCCACAGACTGTGAAGTCCATGCAAACCTTGTAAAAAGGCTTAACAGCAAGATTGAATCCAAAAAAGTGGAGATTGCAGACTTTGACTTAGTCAACTCATCTGCTGAGATTGTCTTTGTCACATACGGCCCCGCCACACGAACGGTCAGGCAGCTGATGAAGGACAGAAGCGACATCCTGATAGGTCATCTCAACATGAGAATGGTCTGGCCATTCCCGGACCATGCACTCGCTGAATTTTCCAATGCAAAAGTCTTCATAGTCCCGGAGATGAACCTCGGACAGATCGCAGGCGAGGTGAAGAAGAGCACAGATGTGCCGGTAATATCTGTTCCAAAGATCGGCGGTGAGATGCACACACCCACAGAACTCATGAATGTAATGGAGGACTTCCTTTGA
- a CDS encoding thiamine pyrophosphate-dependent enzyme encodes MSSDINDWLRQDRLPHIYCTGCGNGTVINCTLSAVTQMGWEIDDTVFVSGIGCSSRAPGYISTDSLHTTHGRALAFATGVKMAKPELNVVVFTGDGDLSAIGGNHFIHACRRNIDMTVICINNMIYGMTGGQGSPCTPEGKFSSTTPYGAHEPAFDLAELAAAAGANYSARWTAYHVKQLTDAIKTGLEKPGFSFIESMTQCPTSYGRRNKLRTASDMIEYMRTNALLLSKKRRMEERGEEIPAEKFTVGEFVNRNKPAMGVPDK; translated from the coding sequence TTGAGCAGTGACATAAACGACTGGCTCCGTCAGGACAGGCTCCCTCACATATACTGCACAGGGTGCGGAAACGGCACTGTCATAAACTGCACGCTAAGCGCCGTCACACAGATGGGATGGGAGATAGACGATACAGTGTTTGTATCCGGAATCGGATGCTCATCACGTGCTCCGGGATATATATCCACAGATTCCCTGCATACAACCCACGGGCGTGCACTTGCCTTTGCAACCGGAGTTAAGATGGCAAAACCTGAACTGAATGTGGTTGTATTCACAGGTGACGGAGATCTCTCCGCAATAGGCGGAAACCACTTCATTCATGCCTGCCGGAGAAATATCGACATGACAGTCATCTGCATAAACAATATGATCTACGGCATGACAGGCGGTCAGGGAAGTCCCTGTACACCGGAAGGAAAGTTCTCTTCCACAACGCCATACGGCGCCCATGAACCTGCCTTTGACCTCGCAGAACTCGCTGCTGCGGCGGGGGCCAACTACTCTGCACGCTGGACAGCTTACCACGTAAAACAGCTCACAGATGCGATAAAAACCGGGCTTGAAAAACCAGGGTTCTCATTCATCGAGTCTATGACACAGTGTCCCACCTCATACGGCAGAAGAAACAAACTCAGAACCGCATCGGATATGATCGAATATATGAGAACAAATGCACTCCTGCTTTCAAAAAAGAGAAGAATGGAAGAGAGGGGGGAGGAAATTCCGGCAGAAAAATTCACAGTCGGTGAGTTTGTAAACCGGAATAAACCTGCAATGGGGGTGCCGGATAAATGA
- a CDS encoding 2-oxoacid:ferredoxin oxidoreductase subunit gamma, whose protein sequence is MRHEVLFSGFGGQGIILSAVILGKAAAIYDGKFAVQTQVYGPEARGGASMSADIIDDEEILYPKVSSPDIYVIMSQQGYEKYGTEAEQTDCMLIDSGLVFSRPECKYFEIPATEEAKNSLGRPIVANIIMLGSLVAATGVVSREAIEMAVLDSVPKGTEQLNLKALNAGFELIDKGGVLD, encoded by the coding sequence ATGAGACATGAAGTTCTCTTTTCAGGATTCGGGGGACAGGGAATTATACTGTCCGCTGTAATTCTCGGAAAAGCTGCGGCGATATATGACGGTAAATTTGCAGTCCAGACACAGGTGTACGGCCCTGAAGCAAGGGGCGGAGCCTCCATGAGTGCAGACATCATCGATGACGAGGAGATATTATACCCGAAGGTGAGCAGTCCGGATATTTACGTAATTATGTCACAGCAGGGATATGAAAAATACGGGACAGAAGCAGAGCAGACGGACTGCATGCTCATCGACTCAGGACTGGTCTTCTCACGCCCGGAGTGTAAATACTTCGAGATACCTGCAACCGAAGAAGCCAAGAACAGTCTGGGCAGACCGATTGTTGCAAATATCATAATGCTCGGCAGTCTTGTCGCGGCAACAGGTGTTGTGAGCAGAGAGGCAATTGAGATGGCAGTGCTCGACAGCGTACCCAAAGGGACCGAACAGCTCAACTTAAAGGCACTGAATGCAGGATTTGAATTAATAGACAAAGGAGGAGTTCTCGATTGA
- the sucC gene encoding ADP-forming succinate--CoA ligase subunit beta, translating to MKLLEYEAKDIFREYNIPVAKGYTVKSAGGIDGREKDFGDEVVLKAQIDVGGRGKAGGIIITKTGDVMQEASRLFAKEIKGIPVDKILIEEKLPILKEYYVSITIDRAKKMPVILFSSDGGVEIEETAKKNPDAIQTVRITPILHEIPDFMMRRLLKDAPKELAPAINSLYRVFCEKDALLAEINPLVVTEKGVYAADAKLVIDDNALYRQGIKVNRDLTDRERRAEEFGFSYVELEGSIGVIGNGAGLTMSTLDLIEYYGGKAANFLDVGGGAARDRVRNAVQLVSEMPGVKVIVVNLLGGITRCDEVAAGIIDAGVPQKVIVRLAGTNEHAGKEMLKEKGYDMLDTMEDVVKTAVEVAEE from the coding sequence TTGAAACTGCTTGAATACGAAGCCAAAGATATTTTCAGGGAATATAACATTCCGGTAGCGAAGGGATACACTGTAAAGAGTGCCGGCGGGATAGACGGACGTGAGAAGGACTTTGGAGATGAGGTCGTCTTAAAGGCCCAGATTGATGTCGGAGGAAGGGGCAAGGCCGGCGGAATCATCATCACAAAAACCGGTGATGTCATGCAGGAGGCCTCCAGACTCTTTGCAAAGGAGATCAAAGGAATTCCGGTTGATAAGATACTCATTGAGGAGAAACTTCCGATCTTAAAGGAATATTACGTCAGTATTACAATTGACCGTGCAAAGAAAATGCCGGTCATCCTCTTCTCCTCAGACGGCGGTGTCGAAATAGAGGAGACCGCAAAGAAAAACCCTGACGCAATCCAGACCGTAAGAATCACTCCGATTCTCCATGAAATTCCGGATTTTATGATGAGAAGGCTCTTAAAGGACGCACCAAAGGAGTTAGCACCGGCAATAAACTCACTGTACAGGGTATTTTGTGAGAAAGATGCACTGCTGGCAGAGATAAATCCTCTGGTAGTCACTGAAAAAGGAGTCTATGCCGCGGACGCAAAGCTTGTAATAGATGACAATGCCCTCTACAGGCAGGGCATAAAGGTAAACCGCGACCTTACGGACCGGGAGAGAAGGGCAGAAGAGTTCGGATTCTCATATGTCGAGCTGGAAGGTTCAATCGGAGTTATAGGAAACGGTGCCGGGCTTACGATGTCCACCCTTGACCTAATCGAATACTACGGCGGAAAGGCAGCAAACTTCCTCGATGTCGGAGGAGGGGCGGCACGCGACAGAGTACGCAATGCAGTACAGCTTGTATCCGAAATGCCGGGTGTGAAGGTCATAGTCGTAAACCTCCTCGGAGGCATTACAAGATGTGATGAAGTCGCCGCCGGAATAATTGATGCAGGCGTGCCTCAGAAGGTGATCGTCCGCCTTGCCGGAACAAATGAGCATGCCGGAAAAGAGATGTTAAAAGAGAAGGGGTACGATATGCTCGACACCATGGAAGATGTCGTAAAAACCGCTGTGGAGGTTGCAGAAGAATGA
- the sucD gene encoding succinate--CoA ligase subunit alpha, producing MIYGDKKTPVIVQGATGKQGAFHIDLMNRYADEVGGRGVVAGVTPGKGGQEVNGVPVYNSVREALTEHDAEVSVLFVPAFAAGDSIMEAAYNGIETVVAITEHIPVHDAMCAISYAKMEGCSVIGPNCPGILSPGEIKLGIMPAHLAMPGNTGIISRSGTLTYEVVSELSRAGIGQSSIVGIGGDPVIGQTFVDVLERFEKDRQTKAVVLIGEVGGNLEEEGASYTSLPIVAYIAGVSAPPEKRMGHAGAIVAGGEDDAKSKIRRLEDIGITIAKKPSDIPELIEEMI from the coding sequence ATGATATACGGAGATAAGAAGACCCCTGTGATAGTCCAGGGTGCAACCGGAAAGCAGGGTGCATTCCACATTGACCTCATGAACCGCTACGCCGATGAAGTAGGAGGAAGAGGGGTTGTTGCAGGAGTTACACCCGGAAAGGGCGGACAGGAAGTGAACGGAGTTCCGGTGTACAACTCAGTACGGGAGGCCCTGACAGAGCATGATGCAGAGGTGAGCGTACTCTTTGTGCCGGCGTTCGCAGCCGGAGATTCGATCATGGAAGCGGCATACAACGGCATAGAGACTGTCGTTGCAATCACAGAGCATATACCGGTCCATGACGCCATGTGTGCAATATCATATGCAAAGATGGAAGGGTGCAGTGTAATCGGGCCAAACTGTCCCGGCATTCTCTCACCCGGAGAGATCAAACTTGGCATAATGCCCGCACACCTTGCAATGCCCGGAAATACAGGCATCATCTCAAGAAGCGGAACACTCACCTACGAGGTTGTCAGTGAACTCTCAAGGGCAGGCATAGGCCAGAGCAGCATTGTGGGCATCGGTGGCGACCCTGTAATCGGCCAGACATTTGTCGATGTCCTTGAGAGATTTGAGAAAGACCGGCAGACAAAGGCAGTAGTTCTCATCGGTGAAGTGGGAGGCAATCTTGAGGAGGAGGGTGCATCGTACACCAGCCTGCCGATTGTTGCATACATTGCAGGAGTATCCGCACCGCCTGAGAAGAGAATGGGGCATGCAGGTGCAATCGTTGCCGGAGGAGAGGATGACGCAAAATCAAAGATCAGGCGTCTTGAGGACATAGGGATTACGATTGCCAAAAAGCCCTCAGATATTCCCGAACTGATTGAAGAGATGATCTGA
- a CDS encoding DNA integrity scanning protein DisA nucleotide-binding domain protein: MMKSAEKIAEEIGAKAIVSFMRDIEFESEIPVIKVEDLQLDVLKDLTMHDILEISEKHLHDAAVQIYLLKNFAEGQVVAVFPYALVIYDIDQGKNFIDLKSFEDLIPREIMSAVLRLALNIAIEGREGRPIGTAFIMGDPEKILAHSYQAIINPYKGQVEEDCDIKNENNWESIKEIAQIDGVFVINETGHVVSAGRYLNINTASNNLPGGMGGRHLATAAITLDIPVIGVTVSESGGVVRVFRDGKCAITIRSDVRIR; this comes from the coding sequence ATGATGAAAAGCGCAGAGAAGATTGCAGAGGAGATAGGAGCAAAAGCGATAGTCTCCTTCATGAGAGATATTGAATTTGAATCTGAAATTCCGGTAATAAAAGTAGAGGACCTCCAGCTTGACGTCTTAAAAGACCTGACAATGCACGACATCCTTGAAATTTCTGAGAAGCATCTTCATGATGCCGCTGTTCAGATATATCTCCTCAAAAATTTTGCAGAAGGACAGGTAGTTGCAGTATTCCCCTACGCCCTTGTGATATATGACATCGATCAGGGGAAAAATTTCATCGACCTGAAATCCTTTGAAGACCTGATACCCCGTGAAATAATGTCGGCCGTCCTCAGGCTCGCACTCAATATCGCGATTGAGGGACGTGAAGGAAGACCCATCGGCACAGCATTTATCATGGGTGACCCGGAGAAGATACTTGCTCATTCATACCAGGCGATAATCAACCCGTATAAAGGTCAGGTGGAAGAGGACTGCGATATAAAAAACGAGAACAACTGGGAGAGCATCAAGGAGATTGCACAGATAGACGGAGTCTTTGTAATTAATGAAACAGGGCATGTTGTCTCAGCCGGAAGATACCTCAATATAAATACCGCCTCAAATAATCTTCCCGGAGGGATGGGAGGACGGCACCTTGCCACTGCGGCGATAACACTTGATATCCCGGTTATCGGGGTGACAGTCTCTGAATCCGGAGGAGTTGTCAGGGTATTCCGTGACGGGAAATGCGCAATAACCATCAGATCTGATGTCAGAATCAGATAG